The stretch of DNA TGCAGTACCGTGCCGAACTTAAGATCTTCTTTTCTCCATCCGCGACGGATCAGGGCATTGCCCGGGCCGGTTTCGAGCGCCCAGTTTACAATTTTCCCGTTGGTCTCCACATCGAGGTAGAGCCAGGCATGAGGGTTGGCAAATTTCATCATCGTGACCTTGCCCACAAGCTTGACAGGCTTATTCCGATCGTATTCTGCCGTGAACGAGTGATGTGCGAAAGCCGTGCTT from Terriglobia bacterium encodes:
- a CDS encoding DUF6152 family protein, giving the protein MKIKTVSAISTVVIVIILLASTAFAHHSFTAEYDRNKPVKLVGKVTMMKFANPHAWLYLDVETNGKIVNWALETGPGNALIRRGWRKEDLKFGTVLHVDAYQARNGSPTANVTSVTFEDGKKLFAGSSSGD